A genomic stretch from Erigeron canadensis isolate Cc75 chromosome 9, C_canadensis_v1, whole genome shotgun sequence includes:
- the LOC122582054 gene encoding uncharacterized protein LOC122582054, which produces MDETSKVSSQKEEEVIKKKYGGIVPKKPPLISKDHERAYFDSADWALGKQGVEKPKGPLEALRPKLQPTQQQTRYRKSPCAPIDGEDGNSTTAAEDTAMTE; this is translated from the exons ATGGACGAGACATCTAAGGTTTCATCACAAAAGGAG GAGGAAGTCATCAAGAAAAAGTATGGAGGTATCGTACCAAAAAAGCCCCCACTTATATCTAAA GATCATGAACGGGCTTATTTTGATTCAGCTGATTGGGCTCTTGGAAAG CAAGGTGTAGAGAAGCCCAAAGGACCTCTTGAGGCACTCCGGCCTAAACTACAG CCAACTCAACAGCAAACAAGATACCGGAAATCTCCTTGTGCACCAATAGATGGAGAAG ATGGAAATAGTACGACTGCAGCAGAGGACACAGCCATGACTGAATGA
- the LOC122582064 gene encoding fructose-1,6-bisphosphatase, chloroplastic-like, with protein sequence MAETTTFLSTAISHHLSPSQFRLFARHETQQPYNITRKPNSSFSCQAISSGAAAAGATTPTPKKKKNRYEIENLTTWLLKQEQAGHIDAELTIVLSSISLACKQIASLLARSSIVNLTGAQGTMNIQGEDQKKLDVISNELFCNCLRSSGRTGIIASEEEDVPVAVEETNSGNYIVVFDPIDGSANIDIALTTGSIFGIYAPDEQCLVDYDNDTLDQAKEKCIVSVCQPGSNLLAAGYCLYSSSVVFTISIGNGVHGFTLDPAYGEFVLTHEDIKIPKSGRIYSFNEGNFDLFDPKLQNYLNHLRKPGGPAGKPYSGRYIGCLVGEIHRMLLYGGIYGNPDNEKAKNGNLRLLYECAPMSYLVEQAGGKAIDGVQRILDIEPKQVHQRTPIFIGSPDEIDKLVSYLA encoded by the exons atgGCTGAAACAACCACATTCTTGTCCACCGCCATATCCCACCACCTCTCTCCCTCCCAATTCCGCCTTTTCGCCCGCCACGAAACACAACAACCATATAACATCACAAGAAAACCCAACTCATCCTTTTCTTGTCAAGCCATAAGTTCTGGGGCAGCAGCAGCAGGGGCTACTACCCCAacaccaaaaaagaaaaagaatcgGTACGAAATCGAAAACTTAACAACATGGTtgttaaaacaagaacaagctGGTCACATTGATGCGGAACTGACAATAGTATTATCAAGCATTTCATTGGCGTGTAAGCAAATTGCATCTTTGCTAGCAAGGTCTAGCATTGTTAACTTGACTGGTGCTCAAGGCACTATGAATATTCAAGGTGAAGATCAAAAGAAACTAGATGTTATATCCAATGAG TTGTTCTGCAACTGCTTGAGATCAAGTGGACGAACGGGCATCATAGCGTCAGAGGAAGAAGATGTCCCCGTGGCGGTGGAGGAAACTAATTCGGGTAACTACATTGTTGTGTTTGATCCTATTGATGGATCTGCTAACATTGACATTGCCTTAACTACCGGTTCAATATTTGGCATTTATGCCCCTGATGAACAATGCCTTGTGGATTATGACAACGATACG TTAGACCAGGCTAAAGAGAAGTGTATTGTGAGTGTGTGCCAACCCGGAAGCAACTTATTAGCAGCAGGATACTGTTTGTACTCGAGCTCAGTAGTGTTCACTATTTCAATAGGGAACGGAGTTCATGGATTCACGCTTGATCCAGCTTATGGTGAATTTGTTCTAACACACGAGGACATCAAGATACCGAAATCAGGAAGAATTTACTCCTTCAATGAAGGCAACTTTGACCTTTTTGATCCTAAATTGCAGAACTACCTTAACCATCTAAGGAAGCCAGGTGGACCTGCTGGAAAACCGTACTCAGGAAGGTACATTGGGTGTCTTGTAGGTGAGATTCACAGAATGTTGCTATATGGTGGCATCTATGGAAATCCTGATAACGAGAAGGCGAAAAATGGGAATCTGAGGTTATTGTATGAATGTGCGCCGATGAGTTATTTGGTTGAACAAGCAGGAGGGAAAGCCATAGATGGTGTTCAAAGGATTCTTGATATTGAACCTAAGCAG GTTCACCAGCGAACTCCGATATTCATAGGAAGCCCAGATGAAATCGATAAGCTAGTGTCGTATTTGGCTTGA
- the LOC122581401 gene encoding uncharacterized protein LOC122581401, which produces MNNQFHSSLSTYTRPDLFPTGDDDEELFGIMSKCVNLLEQCESSRPYIPRMVVERDRYGADERLMAAYFNENPRYLLKSFRRRFRMSRPMFMRIVNDIISYSSRNPGHVPLHFKRMQNKQLDARGMPGFSTIQKCVCAIRQLAYRYNPDSLDEYLRMGEETARCYLDYYCKCVFELYRDEYLRRLTPEDRQRLYARHEELHGFPGMLGSIDCMHLLWKNCPKAWQGQFTCGDNGHLTIMLEAVASYDRCIWHAFFGTAGSNNDINVLNQSPLFKEIIEDRAPDSSFTVNGTYYKKGYYLADDIYPEWLTFVKSYSCPQDEKRKKFKKFQESVRKDVERAFGGLQNSWHILTQLARSKSTNRITRTMYARVILHNMKVQDAGYAICSLEDGDEIDPIVLPERTFEERIALHQRTDKELRDRTVHHAFRHDLTKHIWRLPA; this is translated from the coding sequence ATGAACAACCAGTTTCATTCAAGTTTATCAACGTACACGAGACCCGATTTGTTTCCTACTGGAGACGATGATGAAGAGCTTTTTGGCATCATGTCCAAATGTGTTAACTTGCTTGAACAATGTGAATCATCAAGACCATACATACCCCGTATGGTCGTCGAAAGAGATCGATATGGTGCTGACGAGCGCCTAATGGCAGCTTACTTTAACGAAAACCCAAGGTATTTGTTGAAGAGTTTTAGGCGACGATTCCGTATGTCTAGACCTATGTTCATGCGCATTGTGAACGACATAATATCATACTCATCTCGCAATCCAGGTCATGTGCCTTTGCATTTTAAAAGAATGCAAAACAAGCAGCTTGATGCCCGAGGAATGCCTGGTTTCAGCACCATCCAAAAGTGTGTATGCGCCATACGTCAATTGGCGTATCGTTACAATCCTGACTCGCTTGACGAGTATCTACGGATGGGTGAAGAAACAGCAAGGTGTTATTTAGACTATTATTGTAAGTGTGTGTTCGAACTTTACAGGGATGAATACTTGCGTAGACTAACACCAGAGGACAGACAACGCTTGTATGCTCGACACGAAGAGCTTCATGGCTTCCCAGGCATGCTTGGAAGCATTGATTGCATGCACTTGCTTTGGAAGAACTGTCCCAAGGCATGGCAAGGTCAGTTTACGTGTGGTGATAACGGTCATCTAACCATTATGCTTGAAGCGGTAGCTTCATACGATAGGTGTATCTGGCATGCTTTTTTCGGCACAGCTGGTTCGAACAACGATATAAATGTTCTGAATCAGTCGCCTTTATTTAAGGAAATCATTGAAGATCGTGCACCTGATAGCTCGTTCACTGTTAATGGCACctactacaaaaagggttactATCTCGCAGACGACATTTATCCTGAATGGTTGACTTTTGTAAAGTCGTATTCATGCCCTCAAGATGAGAAGCggaagaaatttaaaaagtttcaagaaaGTGTCCGGAAGGATGTCGAGCGTGCCTTTGGAGGGCTTCAAAACTCATGGCACATTCTAACCCAACTAGCAAGATCAAAAAGCACGAATCGGATCACTCGAACAATGTACGCCCGTGTTATATTGCATAACATGAAGGTTCAAGACGCAGGGTACGCCATATGCTCACTTGAGGATGGAGACGAGATTGATCCAATCGTCTTACCGGAACGTACGTTCGAGGAAAGGATTGCACTTCACCAACGTACCGACAAGGAGCTTCGTGATCGCACTGTGCATCATGCTTTTCGTCATGATCTTACAAAGCATATATGGCGCCTCCCGGCTTAA